Proteins from a genomic interval of Deinococcus detaillensis:
- the deoC gene encoding deoxyribose-phosphate aldolase, translated as MTDAPLDLAPYIDHTLLKATAAPADLIQLCAEARQHHFKAVCVNPQHIALCAGELRDSGVKIATVCGFPLGATTSQQKAEEARLSVAAGADEVDMVISIGSAIAGDWEYVQADIAAVRAATGGKVLKVIIETCYLSDEQKERATEAAVQAGADFVKTSTGFGTGGATLDDVRLMARVIAGRAQIKAAGGVRSPADAAAMIEAGATRLGTSGGVGLVSGEQNKAGY; from the coding sequence ATGACTGACGCTCCGCTCGATCTCGCGCCTTACATCGACCACACCTTGCTCAAGGCTACTGCCGCGCCTGCCGATCTCATTCAGCTCTGCGCCGAGGCGCGGCAGCACCACTTCAAAGCCGTCTGCGTCAATCCTCAGCACATTGCGCTGTGCGCGGGAGAACTCAGGGACAGCGGCGTGAAGATCGCCACCGTCTGCGGATTTCCGCTGGGAGCCACCACCAGCCAGCAAAAGGCCGAGGAAGCCCGCCTGAGTGTGGCGGCCGGGGCCGACGAAGTGGATATGGTCATCAGCATCGGCTCGGCCATCGCGGGCGACTGGGAGTATGTGCAGGCTGACATCGCCGCCGTGCGGGCGGCCACCGGCGGCAAGGTGCTGAAAGTCATTATCGAGACGTGTTACCTCAGTGACGAGCAAAAGGAAAGAGCCACCGAAGCCGCCGTGCAAGCTGGAGCCGATTTCGTCAAGACCAGCACCGGTTTTGGCACCGGCGGGGCCACGCTCGACGACGTGCGCTTAATGGCCCGCGTGATCGCTGGGCGGGCGCAGATCAAAGCGGCGGGAGGCGTCCGCAGCCCCGCCGACGCAGCGGCCATGATTGAAGCCGGAGCCACGCGGCTGGGCACCTCGGGCGGAGTGGGTTTGGTGTCGGGCGAGCAAAACAAAGCGGGGTACTGA
- a CDS encoding Maf family protein, producing the protein MAHRQPSIILASGSPRRRELLTSLGVSFTVEAADLDEHSDHTDPLEVARDLALQKGRAVFALRPDALVIASDTVVALGSKQLAKPGTTAENAEFIAELSGQVHHVYTGVAVLSPLGEDAEVSDTRVFFRTLTLSEVQWYAQTGEGLDKAGGYGIQGLGAALIERIEGEYSGVVGFPLSVVIGLLRRHEVKVLGD; encoded by the coding sequence GTGGCTCATCGTCAACCAAGCATTATTTTGGCGTCCGGCAGCCCGCGCCGCCGTGAACTGCTGACCTCGCTGGGGGTGAGTTTCACGGTGGAGGCCGCCGACTTGGATGAACACAGCGACCACACCGACCCGCTGGAAGTCGCCCGCGATCTGGCGCTACAAAAGGGCCGGGCCGTCTTTGCCCTGCGCCCGGACGCACTGGTGATCGCCTCGGATACGGTGGTGGCGCTGGGCTCAAAGCAACTGGCCAAGCCCGGCACCACCGCCGAAAATGCTGAATTTATCGCTGAGCTGAGCGGGCAGGTTCACCACGTCTATACCGGCGTGGCCGTGCTGTCGCCGCTGGGCGAAGACGCTGAAGTGTCGGACACCCGCGTGTTCTTTCGGACACTGACCCTCTCGGAAGTGCAGTGGTACGCCCAAACTGGCGAAGGCTTGGACAAAGCGGGCGGCTACGGCATTCAGGGTCTGGGCGCGGCGCTGATAGAGCGCATTGAGGGCGAATACAGCGGCGTGGTGGGTTTTCCACTGAGTGTGGTGATTGGCCTGCTGCGGCGACATGAGGTGAAGGTTCTGGGGGACTGA
- the rpmF gene encoding 50S ribosomal protein L32, which yields MAKHPVPKKKTSKSKRDMRRSHHALTVPNLVPCPNCHNKKLQHHVCPSCGFYAGRQIISV from the coding sequence ATGGCCAAGCACCCCGTTCCCAAGAAGAAAACCAGCAAGAGCAAGCGCGATATGCGCCGCAGCCACCACGCCCTCACAGTGCCCAACTTGGTGCCCTGCCCCAACTGCCACAACAAGAAGTTGCAGCACCACGTCTGCCCGAGCTGCGGTTTTTACGCAGGTCGCCAGATCATCAGCGTCTGA
- a CDS encoding TetR/AcrR family transcriptional regulator — MSTLESVASSAALPASTRERILSEGAQLFVARGYHGVSMREVAAAVGVTKPALYHHYADKEGLFLAILNGALAGLAGVTEISKQQIGLRAQLYALIHALLISAPQQRVGLQLAGELKHVSAERRADFEQRYRKLWMGGLSELMSTAAERGEVRADLPSAVLTRALLGLLYPLVSGAPSPDPEGTAQALVSLFLDGAGK; from the coding sequence TTGAGCACGCTGGAGAGTGTCGCCAGCAGCGCCGCCTTGCCTGCCAGTACCCGTGAGCGCATCCTCTCTGAAGGAGCGCAGCTTTTTGTGGCGCGGGGCTATCACGGCGTCAGTATGCGCGAGGTGGCGGCGGCGGTGGGCGTGACTAAACCGGCCCTCTACCACCACTACGCCGACAAGGAAGGGCTATTTTTGGCGATTCTCAACGGCGCTTTGGCAGGATTGGCGGGCGTCACTGAGATCTCAAAGCAGCAAATCGGGCTGCGTGCCCAGCTTTACGCGCTGATCCACGCCTTACTCATCAGCGCTCCGCAGCAGCGGGTGGGCCTGCAACTGGCCGGCGAACTCAAACACGTCTCCGCCGAGCGCCGAGCCGACTTTGAGCAGCGTTACCGCAAGTTGTGGATGGGCGGCCTGAGTGAGCTGATGAGTACCGCCGCCGAGCGCGGCGAGGTACGGGCCGACTTGCCCAGCGCGGTACTGACGCGGGCGCTGCTGGGCCTGCTCTACCCGCTGGTCAGTGGAGCGCCCAGCCCTGATCCCGAAGGCACAGCGCAGGCGCTGGTGAGTTTGTTTTTGGACGGCGCAGGGAAATGA
- a CDS encoding OsmC family protein — translation MTLADSAASDVQPVSTKTMQVTWLGEQRYLGVSASGHQLLIDNSATKIGVSPMEALLGALATCTAYDVVEVMNKRRTPLSRYRIEVEGERAQSDPKRYTTITLRHIAAGKGVSAEQFERAAKLSHEKYCSVAASLNSEIVVETRLESSETT, via the coding sequence ATGACCTTAGCCGATTCTGCCGCCTCAGACGTCCAACCCGTCAGCACAAAAACCATGCAGGTGACTTGGCTCGGTGAGCAGCGCTACCTCGGCGTCTCGGCGTCGGGCCACCAACTGCTGATCGACAACAGCGCCACCAAAATCGGCGTCAGCCCGATGGAAGCGCTGTTGGGAGCGCTGGCTACCTGCACCGCCTACGACGTGGTGGAAGTGATGAACAAGCGCCGCACCCCTCTGTCGCGCTACCGCATCGAAGTGGAGGGTGAGCGGGCGCAGAGCGATCCCAAGCGCTACACCACCATTACCCTGCGCCACATTGCCGCTGGCAAAGGCGTAAGCGCCGAGCAGTTCGAACGCGCTGCCAAGCTCAGCCACGAAAAATACTGCTCGGTGGCCGCCAGCTTAAACAGTGAGATCGTGGTGGAAACTCGGCTGGAAAGCAGCGAAACAACCTGA
- a CDS encoding hybrid sensor histidine kinase/response regulator, whose translation MSQPAHTYPPALSFPLPGGELRVLHLEDNVLDQELVAITLEGADLPWIPVLRQVESAESYLEALKEFSPHLVLSDFSLPGYDGLSAFEAARQAKPYLPFIIVTGAMGEEVAVDTLRRGVTDYVLKQRLERLAPAVRRAIAEAAERSRRELAEGEIRALNAALQVRLGEVERLGKVAEEGRLKLEQTAQQLEESLNLQKTFLAETSHELRTPLTALLGYLRRVEREFAAAGAAPSQTLHDAQRVAENMTRLVNDLLQLSRGELVQSIEPHFVQLAELLRAVGRDYGVSVRTPELEIVGDPGRLTQVFVNLVSNAVRVSGGADHVELQAFEEGGQVKICVIDHGPGIPDDVKPRIFDKFYRGKEAGSAGLGLTIAQQVITAHSGQIKVMDTPGGGATFEVCLPSLDDEEEWDGTWAEVSADVTWDEAEDQVLSLDGNSAPD comes from the coding sequence ATGTCTCAGCCTGCCCACACTTACCCACCCGCGCTGAGTTTCCCGCTGCCCGGCGGTGAGCTGCGCGTACTGCACCTCGAAGACAATGTGCTGGATCAAGAACTCGTCGCCATCACCTTAGAAGGTGCTGATCTGCCGTGGATTCCGGTGCTGCGGCAAGTCGAGAGCGCCGAGAGCTACCTGGAGGCCCTCAAGGAGTTCTCGCCGCATCTGGTGCTCTCGGATTTCTCGCTGCCGGGCTACGACGGCTTGTCGGCTTTTGAAGCGGCCCGGCAGGCCAAACCCTACCTCCCCTTTATCATCGTGACCGGCGCGATGGGCGAGGAAGTGGCCGTCGATACCCTGCGGCGCGGCGTCACCGATTATGTCCTCAAGCAGCGCTTAGAGCGCCTCGCGCCGGCGGTGCGCCGCGCCATTGCCGAAGCGGCCGAGCGCTCACGGCGCGAACTGGCCGAGGGCGAAATCCGGGCACTCAACGCCGCTTTGCAGGTGCGGCTGGGTGAGGTGGAGCGGCTGGGCAAAGTTGCCGAGGAAGGCCGCCTCAAACTCGAACAAACTGCCCAGCAGCTCGAAGAATCGCTCAACCTCCAAAAGACGTTTCTGGCCGAAACCAGCCACGAACTCCGCACCCCGCTCACCGCCCTCCTCGGCTACCTGCGCCGGGTCGAGCGCGAATTCGCGGCGGCGGGCGCTGCGCCGAGTCAGACCCTGCACGACGCTCAGCGGGTGGCCGAGAACATGACCCGCTTGGTCAACGACCTCCTGCAGCTTTCACGCGGCGAATTGGTGCAGAGCATCGAGCCGCATTTTGTGCAACTCGCCGAACTCCTGCGGGCGGTGGGGCGCGATTACGGCGTCAGCGTCCGCACGCCCGAACTCGAAATCGTGGGCGATCCGGGGCGGCTGACCCAGGTCTTCGTCAATCTGGTGAGCAATGCCGTGCGGGTCAGCGGCGGAGCCGACCACGTCGAGCTGCAAGCTTTTGAAGAAGGCGGGCAAGTCAAAATCTGCGTCATCGATCACGGCCCCGGCATCCCCGATGACGTCAAGCCGCGCATCTTCGATAAATTTTACCGGGGCAAGGAAGCGGGGTCGGCGGGCCTGGGACTGACCATCGCGCAGCAGGTCATCACCGCGCACAGCGGCCAGATCAAGGTGATGGACACTCCCGGCGGCGGGGCCACTTTTGAAGTGTGTTTGCCTTCGCTCGACGACGAAGAGGAATGGGACGGCACCTGGGCCGAGGTGAGCGCCGACGTGACGTGGGACGAAGCCGAAGACCAGGTGCTGTCTCTAGACGGCAATTCAGCGCCTGATTAA
- a CDS encoding ABC transporter substrate-binding protein, translated as MHRTTHRLRSTLALALALSSPLAAAQSGRESTLVLGGDFSDLITLDPGVSYEFTGSLLAGNLYDTLVAYEGNNLTTLRPRLASSWKVAPTATGSRITFTLRDAKFSTGRPVTAADVVYSLNRVISLKTPSSFLLTDVANIKIGSVTAPDAKTLVMDIPKTANPNIVLALLTFNVGGVIDSAEAKAHEQNGDFGTAWLKDHSAGSGPFALNRWDRSAQVALDINPNAFRKSPNIKRVILRYMQESAVQQSALNSGEIDVAWDYTPDAFNAALKNSKLKALKTDTFQLQYLGMNSGKGAAFEDARVRQAVRYATDQDGIIKSLLQGLGRKTQTIIPIGLAGSNSALPYTYNVTKAKELMAAAGKSGGFSVDFSIPTGSCAGGVPCQDLAAKVQSDLAKIGIKANIKQMVSADLYTMYRAQKAELILAPWSPDYADADGNGTPLADFNAKSLAWRNVWQNDQASKLAQAAAIETDATKRVALYKQLTELVAKDGPYAILYQPYKPVVTSVNVVGFDRNANGDVRFEKVSKK; from the coding sequence ATGCACCGAACCACACACCGCCTGAGAAGTACCCTCGCGCTCGCCCTCGCTCTGAGTTCGCCGCTGGCCGCCGCGCAGTCGGGCCGCGAAAGTACGCTGGTGCTGGGCGGCGACTTTTCCGATCTGATCACGCTCGATCCGGGCGTTTCGTATGAGTTTACCGGCTCGCTGCTGGCGGGCAACCTCTACGACACCCTGGTGGCCTACGAAGGCAACAACCTGACCACCCTGCGCCCGCGTCTGGCCAGTAGTTGGAAGGTTGCGCCCACCGCCACCGGCTCCCGCATCACCTTCACGCTGCGCGACGCCAAGTTCAGCACGGGCAGGCCCGTCACGGCGGCCGACGTGGTGTACTCGCTCAACCGCGTCATCTCGCTCAAAACGCCGTCGAGCTTTTTGCTGACGGATGTGGCCAACATCAAAATCGGTTCGGTGACGGCCCCCGACGCCAAGACGCTGGTGATGGACATTCCCAAAACCGCCAATCCCAACATCGTGCTAGCTCTCCTGACTTTTAATGTGGGCGGCGTGATCGACAGCGCGGAGGCCAAAGCCCACGAGCAAAACGGCGACTTCGGCACGGCTTGGCTCAAAGACCACTCGGCAGGCTCGGGGCCGTTTGCCCTCAACCGCTGGGACAGAAGCGCTCAGGTGGCGCTGGACATCAACCCCAACGCCTTTCGCAAGTCGCCCAACATCAAGCGGGTGATTTTGCGCTACATGCAGGAATCCGCCGTGCAGCAGTCGGCGCTCAACTCCGGCGAAATTGACGTGGCCTGGGACTACACCCCCGACGCCTTTAATGCCGCGCTGAAAAATTCCAAGCTGAAGGCCCTGAAAACCGACACCTTTCAGCTTCAGTATCTGGGCATGAATTCCGGCAAGGGCGCAGCGTTTGAGGACGCCCGCGTGCGCCAAGCGGTGCGCTACGCCACCGACCAGGACGGCATTATCAAGAGCTTGTTGCAGGGGCTGGGCCGCAAAACCCAGACCATCATCCCGATTGGACTGGCCGGGTCCAACAGCGCTTTGCCGTACACCTACAACGTGACCAAAGCCAAAGAACTGATGGCGGCGGCGGGCAAGAGCGGCGGCTTCAGTGTGGACTTCTCGATTCCTACCGGCTCGTGCGCGGGTGGCGTCCCGTGCCAAGACCTCGCCGCCAAGGTGCAGTCGGACTTGGCCAAAATCGGCATCAAGGCCAACATCAAGCAGATGGTGAGTGCTGACCTCTACACCATGTACCGCGCCCAAAAAGCCGAACTGATCTTGGCTCCGTGGAGTCCCGATTACGCTGACGCCGACGGCAACGGCACGCCGCTGGCCGACTTCAACGCCAAGTCGCTGGCTTGGCGCAACGTATGGCAAAACGACCAAGCCAGCAAACTGGCCCAAGCCGCCGCCATTGAAACCGACGCGACCAAACGGGTGGCGCTCTACAAGCAGCTCACCGAGCTGGTGGCCAAAGACGGCCCTTACGCCATCTTGTATCAGCCGTACAAGCCGGTCGTCACCAGCGTCAACGTGGTGGGGTTTGACCGCAATGCCAACGGTGACGTGCGCTTTGAGAAAGTAAGCAAGAAGTAG
- a CDS encoding ABC transporter permease — MLIYILRRLALMVFVLWGVTLAAFLISHALPADPAAAALGNNAREEQLQEFRVKNGLDRPLAVQYGVYMGKLLQGDLGTSLRTQNSITADLKQFFPATLELTLGAVVFAVLIGLPLGILAALQHGKALDLLARIFALLGGATPVYWLAILALNIFHERLGWLPGPGRIDAYSLAPPIHTGLVTVDAILARDPQVLVDSLRHLILPGLVLGAFSAALLTRMTRSALLEVLSQDYIRTARAKGLKRGRVIWRHALKNAALPLLTVFGSLFGSLLTGAVLTETIFSWPGIGSYATTSAISLDFPAVMGVTLVAGLAYSVVNLLVDLAYATFDPRISFS; from the coding sequence TTGCTGATCTACATTCTCCGGCGGCTGGCGCTGATGGTCTTCGTGCTGTGGGGCGTCACGCTGGCGGCTTTTCTTATTTCACACGCCCTGCCCGCTGATCCGGCGGCGGCGGCGCTGGGCAACAATGCCCGCGAAGAGCAGCTTCAAGAGTTCCGCGTCAAAAACGGACTCGACAGACCGCTGGCCGTGCAGTACGGCGTGTACATGGGCAAGCTGCTTCAGGGCGACCTCGGCACTTCGCTGCGAACCCAAAACAGCATCACGGCGGATTTGAAACAGTTTTTTCCGGCCACGCTGGAGCTGACCCTCGGCGCAGTCGTTTTCGCGGTGCTGATCGGCTTGCCGCTGGGCATTTTGGCGGCGCTGCAACACGGCAAAGCGCTCGATTTGCTGGCCCGTATTTTTGCGCTGTTGGGCGGAGCGACCCCGGTGTACTGGCTGGCGATCTTGGCGCTCAATATTTTCCATGAGCGCCTCGGCTGGCTGCCGGGGCCGGGCCGGATCGACGCCTACAGCCTCGCCCCGCCGATTCACACCGGCCTAGTGACCGTAGACGCCATTCTCGCCCGTGACCCGCAAGTGCTGGTGGATAGCCTGCGCCACCTGATTTTGCCGGGGCTGGTGCTGGGCGCGTTCTCGGCGGCGCTGCTGACCCGCATGACCCGGAGTGCGCTGCTGGAAGTGCTCTCACAGGACTACATCCGCACCGCCCGCGCCAAAGGTCTCAAGCGGGGCCGGGTGATCTGGCGGCACGCTCTCAAAAACGCTGCTCTGCCGCTGCTGACGGTCTTCGGCAGCTTGTTCGGCAGCTTGTTGACCGGGGCAGTGCTGACCGAAACCATCTTTTCGTGGCCGGGTATCGGCAGCTACGCCACCACCTCGGCCATCAGCCTCGACTTTCCGGCGGTCATGGGTGTGACGTTGGTGGCAGGCTTGGCTTACTCAGTGGTCAATTTGCTGGTTGACCTCGCCTACGCCACCTTCGACCCGAGGATCAGCTTTTCATGA
- the nikC gene encoding nickel transporter permease has product MTTTSLKPRRTENAALRKLRRNSGAMLGFVLLVILVVSALLGPLFLGSPGAQDLAARLSVPSAAHWLGTDQLGRDVLTRVLSGARISLGLGVGVMLSALIVGSLIGLLAGLLGGWWDEALMRLTDIFLAFPSLILAMAISAALGPNLTNVMIAVALVSWPTYARLIRAQVLALREREFVEAARALGGSQTRVALRHLLPNSFAPLLVQGSFDVGSAILTAAGLGFIGFGAQPPTPEWGAMVSETRNYIAQAPWASSAPAVAILLTVLAFNLIGDGLRDVFDPRGR; this is encoded by the coding sequence ATGACCACCACTTCACTCAAACCCCGGCGCACAGAAAATGCGGCTCTGCGCAAACTCCGGCGCAACAGCGGGGCTATGCTCGGCTTCGTGTTGTTGGTGATCTTGGTGGTGTCGGCCCTGCTCGGCCCGCTGTTCTTGGGCAGTCCGGGAGCGCAGGACTTGGCCGCCCGGCTCTCGGTTCCTTCGGCGGCACACTGGCTGGGCACCGATCAGCTGGGCCGCGACGTGCTGACCCGCGTGCTCAGCGGTGCCCGCATTTCGCTGGGGCTGGGCGTCGGGGTGATGCTCTCGGCGCTGATCGTCGGTTCGCTGATCGGCCTACTGGCAGGCTTGTTGGGCGGCTGGTGGGACGAGGCCCTCATGCGCCTCACCGACATCTTTTTGGCGTTTCCGAGCTTGATTTTGGCGATGGCCATTTCGGCGGCGCTGGGGCCGAACCTGACCAACGTGATGATAGCAGTGGCGCTGGTGTCTTGGCCGACTTACGCCCGCTTGATCCGTGCTCAAGTGCTGGCCCTGCGCGAGCGCGAGTTCGTGGAAGCCGCCCGCGCTCTGGGCGGCTCGCAAACTCGGGTGGCTCTGCGCCACTTGCTGCCCAATTCATTTGCGCCTTTGCTGGTGCAGGGCAGTTTCGATGTTGGCAGCGCCATTCTGACGGCGGCGGGCCTGGGCTTTATCGGCTTCGGCGCTCAGCCGCCCACCCCCGAATGGGGAGCGATGGTGTCCGAGACGCGCAATTACATTGCCCAAGCGCCATGGGCATCGAGCGCCCCCGCCGTGGCTATTTTGCTGACGGTGCTGGCCTTTAACCTGATCGGCGACGGCCTGCGCGACGTGTTTGATCCACGCGGGCGCTGA
- a CDS encoding SHOCT domain-containing protein translates to MDVIINNPATSAQPQVQYAPLTQTPYGYGPGYGEYKDNHGHGGPGFLLPFLLIGGFLFWRGKTKRRRMTQRWKMAGGLSSQGPAVQEHGDAGNTGPDFVDDIRENFRRGRERFMSDGALGIARERYAKGEINADEYQAIVRALGGDSGNPSGNQSRTNMNKGTPPDSII, encoded by the coding sequence ATGGACGTCATCATCAACAACCCCGCGACCTCGGCCCAACCTCAAGTTCAGTACGCTCCCCTCACCCAGACGCCCTACGGCTACGGCCCAGGCTACGGCGAGTACAAGGACAATCATGGTCATGGCGGCCCCGGCTTCTTGTTGCCCTTCTTGCTCATCGGTGGTTTTTTGTTCTGGCGCGGCAAAACCAAGCGCCGCCGCATGACGCAGCGCTGGAAAATGGCGGGTGGCCTCAGCAGCCAAGGCCCCGCTGTGCAGGAACATGGCGACGCTGGGAACACAGGCCCCGACTTCGTGGACGACATCCGCGAGAACTTCAGGCGCGGCAGAGAGCGTTTCATGAGTGACGGAGCGCTCGGCATTGCCCGCGAACGTTACGCCAAAGGTGAAATCAACGCCGATGAATATCAGGCCATCGTTCGGGCGCTCGGTGGCGACTCCGGCAATCCATCTGGTAATCAAAGCCGCACGAATATGAACAAGGGTACCCCACCCGATAGCATCATCTGA
- a CDS encoding response regulator — MSATILIVEDETRLADILEQYLRLGGFHTERAATGPRALELWRAGRPALILLDLMLPEMDGLEVARRVRAESEVPIIMLTARDEEVDRLVGLGIGADDYVIKPYSPREVVARVRAVLRRAQNAAPVPSTLHAGQLTLDTAAFEARCGEEILDVTVAELRLLTALAQAAGAVKSRSELLSALGGLDRGTDERTVDAHVKNLRRKMGACGEGLETVRGVGYRLRS; from the coding sequence ATGTCCGCCACCATTTTGATCGTAGAAGATGAAACCCGCCTCGCCGATATTCTGGAACAGTATCTGCGGCTGGGCGGCTTTCACACCGAACGGGCCGCCACCGGGCCGCGTGCGCTGGAATTGTGGCGGGCGGGGCGTCCGGCGCTGATCTTGCTTGATCTGATGCTGCCCGAAATGGACGGCCTTGAGGTGGCGCGGCGGGTGCGGGCCGAGTCGGAGGTGCCGATCATTATGCTGACCGCCCGTGACGAGGAAGTTGACCGCTTGGTGGGATTGGGCATCGGGGCCGACGATTACGTAATCAAGCCGTACAGCCCGCGTGAAGTGGTGGCGCGGGTGCGGGCGGTGCTGCGGCGTGCCCAGAATGCTGCTCCGGTGCCCAGCACGCTGCACGCCGGGCAACTCACGCTCGACACCGCCGCTTTTGAAGCCCGCTGCGGCGAGGAGATTCTGGACGTGACAGTGGCCGAACTGCGCCTGCTCACCGCGCTGGCTCAGGCGGCGGGCGCAGTCAAATCGCGCTCCGAACTGCTCTCGGCGCTGGGCGGCCTAGACCGGGGCACCGATGAGCGCACGGTGGATGCCCACGTCAAGAATCTGCGCCGCAAAATGGGCGCGTGCGGCGAGGGTCTAGAAACGGTGCGCGGCGTCGGCTACCGCTTGAGGAGCTGA
- a CDS encoding sensor histidine kinase, whose protein sequence is MTRTFALLALFAVALTSFLTVNAAFRALNTVAPELGLSSLNWKNSPYSPQSPDAPVRTAQQRADTQRWQELGRAAGKALWRSSLTAAFFSFLLAVVLAAIVTSQITRPLSRLADAARRLEAGERNLQLPIPPRQDEVRDLTLTFNSLTTSLGRQEAWRRGLMADIAHDLRTPLSVLRSEIEAMQDGVNPTDDAGLLRLHGEVLLLARLVTDLRTLSLAESGAMDFHVQVLDAAEVLRGLLPGYQRQAAEVGVTLTLSAPVPVALSADPDRLMQVLHNLLSNALRYAAPGPVELSAYSEGQWACLRVRDHGPGFRPDDLSRAFERFYRADASRTRDPGGLRSSGLGLAIARALTEAQGGQIEAKNHPAGGAEFTVRLPGGEVEPG, encoded by the coding sequence TTGACCCGCACCTTTGCGCTCTTGGCCCTGTTCGCGGTGGCCCTGACATCTTTTTTGACGGTGAACGCTGCCTTCCGCGCCCTCAACACCGTCGCGCCGGAGTTGGGGCTGAGCAGCCTCAATTGGAAGAACTCGCCGTATTCGCCCCAGTCTCCCGATGCTCCAGTCCGGACGGCCCAGCAGCGTGCCGACACTCAACGCTGGCAGGAGTTGGGCCGCGCGGCGGGCAAAGCCTTGTGGCGCAGTTCACTCACGGCAGCCTTTTTCAGCTTCTTGCTGGCGGTGGTGCTGGCGGCCATCGTCACCAGCCAGATTACCCGCCCCCTCTCGCGGCTGGCCGACGCGGCGCGGCGCTTGGAAGCTGGCGAACGCAATTTGCAGCTGCCCATTCCGCCCCGCCAGGACGAGGTACGTGATTTGACCCTGACCTTCAATTCGCTGACCACCAGCTTGGGCCGCCAAGAAGCCTGGCGGCGCGGCCTCATGGCCGATATCGCCCACGATCTCCGCACGCCGTTGTCGGTGCTGCGCTCAGAAATTGAAGCCATGCAAGATGGGGTAAATCCCACCGATGACGCCGGACTGTTGCGCCTGCACGGCGAAGTCCTGCTGCTGGCCCGCCTCGTCACCGACCTTCGCACCTTGAGTTTGGCCGAAAGCGGCGCGATGGATTTTCATGTGCAAGTGCTGGACGCTGCCGAGGTGCTGCGCGGTTTGCTGCCGGGTTATCAGCGTCAGGCCGCAGAAGTCGGCGTGACGCTCACTTTGTCTGCGCCCGTCCCCGTTGCGCTCTCCGCTGACCCCGACCGCTTGATGCAGGTGCTTCACAACCTGCTGAGCAACGCCCTGCGCTACGCCGCGCCCGGCCCGGTTGAGCTGAGCGCTTACTCAGAAGGCCAATGGGCTTGCCTGCGGGTGCGTGATCACGGCCCCGGCTTCAGGCCCGACGATCTCTCCCGCGCCTTCGAGCGTTTTTACCGCGCTGACGCCTCACGCACCCGCGATCCCGGCGGCCTGCGCAGCAGCGGCCTGGGCCTGGCGATTGCCCGCGCCCTCACCGAAGCGCAGGGCGGGCAGATCGAAGCAAAAAACCACCCGGCAGGCGGAGCGGAATTTACCGTTCGGCTGCCGGGTGGGGAAGTGGAGCCTGGGTAG